The genomic interval CTGTGTAGAATCCTGGCTCAGGTACTCCAATGCGGTAATGAGAGTGAGGCTGAGGAGTGAAGTTACATACTGTTACGATGAAATCTGGCTCGTAGGGTTCATGCTCAGGTAGTTCTTTGCCTAACTTGCTCGGATGTGCTGCCCAGCGAATGAACGACACGACACTGTGACGGTTGTCACTACAGTCAATCCATTCAAACCCCTCATGGGAAAAATCTTGAGTGTATAGGGCTGGTTGGCTACGGTAGAGAGCATTCAACTCAGTTACAAACCGTTTTAGCGCCTGGTGAGGTTCATATTGCAGCAAATGCCATTCCAGATCAGCCCACACATTCCACTCACTCCACTGACCAAATTCCATACTCATAAACAGAGTTTTCTTGCCGGGATGGGTGAACATGTAAGCATAGAGACAGCGGAGATTTGCGAATTTTTGCCACTCGTCACCGGGCATTTTGCCTAGCATATTGCTCTTACCATGCACAACTTCATCATGGGAGAGTGCTAACATAAAGTTTTCGCTAAAGGCATACATAAGGCTAAAGGTGACGTTGTTTTGATGGAATTGGCGAAACCAAGGATCCATGTGAAAGTAGTCGAGCATGTCATGCATCCAGCCCATGTTCCATTTCAGGTTGAAGCCTAAGCCTCCAACATAGGTGGGCCAGGATACCATAGGCCACGATGTGGATTCTTCAGCGATTGACAAGATACCTGGAAAATAGCTGAAGATAACGTGATTCACTTGACGTAGGAAATCAGCCGCTTCAATATTCTCAGGGCCGCCGTACTGGTTAGGGATCCATTCACCATCCTTACGGCAGTAGTTGAGATAGAGCATAGATGCTACAGCATCAACTCGGATCCCATCAATGTGGTACCGATCGAACCAAAAGAGTGCATTGGCTACTAAGTAGTTACGCACCTCGTTACGTCCATAATTGAAGACTAAGGTACCCCATTCTTTATGTTCACCCTTACGAGGGTCAGCATGTTCATAGAGGTGGGTGCCATCGAAGTAAGCTAATCCATGGCCATCTTTGGGAAAGTGTCCAGGTACCCAGTCAACAATGACACCAATACCCTCTTGATGACACTGGTCTACAAAATACATAAAGTCTTGGGGAGTGCCATAGCGAGAGGTACAGGCATAGTAACCAGTAACTTGATAACCCCAGGAACCATC from Cyanobacteriota bacterium carries:
- the glgB gene encoding 1,4-alpha-glucan branching enzyme, yielding MSMAVARDQVDRIVWNQHHDPFEVLGPHAIDHDGKQGWVIRAYLPSAEAVWVICPDDRTEHPMHSVHHPKFFECFLERPHLNNYQLRIKEGNHERVIYDPYAFRSPRLTDYDLYLFSEGNHHRIYEKLGAHLDNIDGVAGVYFAVWAPNARNVSVIGDFNHWDGRNHQMRKGTSGVWELFIPGLGVGTRYKYEVKNREGHRYEKSDPFGFQQEVRPKTASIVTDLNNYTWHDQAWMEARRNSNPLTQPISIYEVHLGSWLNANAAEPARLPNGEPEPVVTVSELRPGARFLTYRELAAKLIPYVKELGFTHIELLPIAEHPFDGSWGYQVTGYYACTSRYGTPQDFMYFVDQCHQEGIGVIVDWVPGHFPKDGHGLAYFDGTHLYEHADPRKGEHKEWGTLVFNYGRNEVRNYLVANALFWFDRYHIDGIRVDAVASMLYLNYCRKDGEWIPNQYGGPENIEAADFLRQVNHVIFSYFPGILSIAEESTSWPMVSWPTYVGGLGFNLKWNMGWMHDMLDYFHMDPWFRQFHQNNVTFSLMYAFSENFMLALSHDEVVHGKSNMLGKMPGDEWQKFANLRCLYAYMFTHPGKKTLFMSMEFGQWSEWNVWADLEWHLLQYEPHQALKRFVTELNALYRSQPALYTQDFSHEGFEWIDCSDNRHSVVSFIRWAAHPSKLGKELPEHEPYEPDFIVTVCNFTPQPHSHYRIGVPEPGFYTELLNTDARRYGGSNVGNLGGKWTDDWSFHNRPYSLDLCLPPLGVLILKLDRQKTKLAKASTSTSSSD